Proteins found in one Rhizobium sp. BT04 genomic segment:
- a CDS encoding ABC transporter permease, translating into MADITVTNIPPDRAAVASQWQLIWWAFRRHRLAMVALVVTVLMYIVALLPGFFAINDPNLQNARATFHPPQRLHLIDTANGFSFGPHYYPMKLTRDPETLAAIFKEDTTKRVDIQFFGRGYEYSVFGLFRTNIHLIASPDKTTPLLLFGADRLGRDVFSRTVQGSQISLSIGLVGVFFSLMLGIVLGGISGYYGGRIDFFLQRVIDFVLSLPTIPIWLAMAAALPQDWPATLQYMMITIILSLTGWAQLARVVRGRFLSLRTEEFVAAARLDGVRERRIIFRHMLPSFASHIIASITLAVPAMILAETSLSFLGLGLQPPTISWGVLLREAQNIRSIATAPWLFMPGCAVVVAVMALNLLGDGLRDAADPYNK; encoded by the coding sequence ATGGCCGACATCACCGTTACGAACATTCCGCCGGATCGCGCCGCCGTCGCGTCGCAGTGGCAGCTCATCTGGTGGGCTTTCCGCCGGCATCGCCTGGCCATGGTCGCGCTCGTCGTCACCGTGCTGATGTATATCGTCGCCCTGCTTCCCGGCTTCTTCGCCATCAACGACCCGAACCTGCAAAATGCCCGGGCGACCTTTCACCCGCCGCAGAGATTGCATCTGATCGATACTGCGAACGGGTTCTCCTTCGGCCCGCATTATTATCCGATGAAGCTAACCCGCGATCCGGAAACGCTGGCGGCGATCTTCAAGGAAGACACGACAAAACGTGTTGATATCCAGTTCTTCGGGCGCGGCTACGAATATTCCGTGTTCGGCCTGTTCAGGACCAACATCCATCTGATCGCCTCGCCCGACAAGACGACGCCGCTGCTTCTCTTCGGCGCCGACAGGCTGGGGCGCGATGTCTTCAGCCGAACAGTGCAGGGCTCGCAGATCTCGTTGTCGATCGGCCTCGTCGGCGTCTTCTTCTCGCTCATGCTCGGTATCGTGCTCGGCGGCATCTCGGGATATTACGGCGGCCGCATTGATTTCTTCCTGCAGCGGGTGATCGATTTCGTGCTGTCGCTGCCGACGATCCCGATCTGGCTCGCAATGGCCGCGGCCCTGCCGCAGGACTGGCCTGCGACGCTGCAATATATGATGATCACGATCATCCTGTCGCTGACCGGCTGGGCGCAGCTCGCCCGCGTCGTTCGCGGCCGCTTCCTGTCCTTGCGCACCGAAGAATTCGTCGCCGCCGCCAGGCTCGACGGCGTTCGCGAAAGGCGCATCATCTTTCGCCACATGCTGCCGAGTTTCGCCAGCCATATCATCGCGTCGATCACGCTTGCGGTGCCGGCGATGATCCTTGCCGAAACCTCTCTCTCCTTCCTGGGGCTCGGTCTGCAGCCGCCGACCATCTCCTGGGGCGTGCTGCTGCGCGAGGCCCAGAACATTCGCTCGATCGCCACCGCACCCTGGCTCTTCATGCCGGGCTGCGCCGTCGTGGTTGCCGTGATGGCGCTCAACCTTCTCGGCGACGGCCTGCGTGATGCGGCCGATCCCTACAACAAGTGA
- a CDS encoding NAD(P)-dependent oxidoreductase, with protein sequence MKRIAVTGAAGRVGTLLRPLLRAHGEHIRLIDLQEPAGLSENETFARADLTKLDEATVALKDIDGVVHLAGIASGIDMNAILHANVLGTYNLYEAARTNRVQRVVYASSNHATGFYPRGEIISPLDPMRPDSPYGLSKCWGELVAGLYYDTAGIRSLSIRIGNAGTYPNSERSIAIWISARDLAQLVRIGLTHPLIAATVVYGVSDTDEKWWDNDLATRLGYRPQDRPRDHARIEQGSEGPVALAFQGGGFCEINHDGKIRMRNAEGLAQSREAAE encoded by the coding sequence ATGAAACGGATCGCTGTGACGGGTGCTGCCGGACGTGTGGGAACGCTGCTGCGACCCCTCCTTCGCGCGCATGGCGAGCACATCAGGCTGATCGATCTGCAGGAGCCTGCCGGGCTTAGCGAAAACGAGACGTTCGCAAGGGCCGACCTTACAAAACTCGACGAAGCAACGGTTGCGCTGAAGGATATCGACGGCGTCGTTCATCTCGCTGGTATCGCAAGCGGCATCGACATGAACGCCATTCTGCACGCAAATGTGCTTGGAACCTACAATCTCTACGAAGCCGCACGGACCAACAGGGTCCAGCGAGTCGTCTATGCATCGAGCAACCATGCGACCGGCTTTTATCCGCGTGGCGAAATCATATCGCCGCTCGATCCCATGCGCCCTGATAGCCCGTATGGACTTTCCAAATGCTGGGGAGAACTGGTGGCGGGGCTTTACTACGACACGGCGGGCATTCGCTCCCTTTCCATCCGCATCGGCAATGCCGGCACCTATCCCAACAGCGAGCGATCGATCGCGATCTGGATCAGCGCCCGCGATCTGGCGCAATTGGTGCGGATCGGGCTGACCCACCCGTTGATTGCCGCGACGGTCGTCTATGGCGTTTCCGATACCGACGAGAAATGGTGGGACAACGATCTGGCGACAAGGCTCGGCTACCGGCCGCAGGACCGGCCGCGCGACCACGCCCGGATCGAACAGGGATCCGAAGGACCGGTTGCGCTGGCGTTCCAGGGTGGCGGATTCTGCGAGATCAATCATGACGGCAAGATCCGTATGCGTAACGCCGAAGGTTTGGCCCAGAGCCGGGAGGCGGCCGAATGA
- a CDS encoding ABC transporter substrate-binding protein encodes MLKQLLTTIAITGALMTTQPAWAASPPNMLVIGTNLTGIRTLDPAQNNARTVSELISNLYDNLVQLAPDDLKTLKPMLATQWSVSDDGKIITLTLRDDAVFQSGNKVTAEDAAWSIQRVIKMGQVGSTDVALWGFTSDNVEKLVRAKDEHTLEIELPQTVNTDLVLYSLAGSSLGIVDKKTVLSHEANGDFGGAWLSANSAGSGPFSLAQWRPNDVAIFNAQPKYWGGKPAMARVVARHIPESGNLRLQLEAGDVDVGQYVASGDLDALATNKDMVIENVPGLGFYYIALNQKDPDLQKPKVREAFQHAFDWKAISGNIMRYTGFPWQSMIPRGMIGAPEQAGVRYDYDPAKAKQLLAEAGYPNGLKKVLNPSGAATLPFAEALQASARTAGLDLDLVPGEFTPAFRERKFEVLLGNSGARLPDPFAVATQYAFNPDNSDEARLGSYYLWRTGMKVDDLNTLIDQSMKERDTAKRTDIFKKMDGIYAGMAAPLVIFFQRTDPYVMRANVKNYHGHTTWSTRWHDVTKE; translated from the coding sequence ATGCTGAAACAGCTACTGACAACGATCGCAATTACCGGCGCCCTGATGACGACGCAGCCTGCCTGGGCGGCATCGCCGCCCAATATGCTGGTGATCGGCACCAATCTCACCGGCATCCGGACGCTCGATCCGGCCCAGAACAATGCCCGCACGGTCTCCGAGCTGATCTCGAACCTCTACGACAACCTCGTGCAATTGGCGCCGGATGACTTGAAGACGCTGAAACCGATGCTGGCGACGCAATGGAGCGTCTCGGACGACGGCAAGATCATCACACTGACCTTGCGCGACGACGCCGTCTTCCAGAGCGGCAACAAGGTGACGGCCGAGGATGCGGCCTGGTCGATCCAGCGCGTCATCAAGATGGGCCAGGTAGGCTCCACCGATGTCGCGCTCTGGGGCTTCACATCGGACAATGTCGAAAAACTCGTCCGGGCAAAGGACGAACATACGCTCGAGATCGAGCTGCCTCAGACCGTGAACACCGACCTGGTGCTCTATTCGCTGGCCGGCTCGTCGCTCGGCATCGTCGACAAGAAGACGGTGCTGTCGCATGAGGCGAACGGTGATTTCGGCGGCGCCTGGCTTTCCGCCAATTCCGCCGGCAGCGGCCCTTTCAGCCTGGCGCAATGGCGGCCGAACGACGTCGCGATCTTCAATGCGCAACCGAAATATTGGGGCGGCAAACCCGCCATGGCTCGCGTCGTTGCCCGCCACATCCCCGAATCCGGCAATCTCCGGCTGCAGCTTGAAGCAGGCGACGTCGATGTCGGCCAGTACGTGGCAAGCGGCGATCTCGATGCGCTCGCCACCAACAAGGATATGGTGATCGAGAACGTACCGGGTCTCGGCTTCTACTATATCGCCCTCAACCAGAAAGACCCGGACCTGCAGAAGCCGAAGGTCCGCGAGGCCTTCCAGCACGCCTTCGACTGGAAGGCGATCTCCGGCAACATCATGCGTTATACGGGCTTTCCCTGGCAGTCGATGATCCCGCGCGGCATGATCGGCGCTCCGGAGCAGGCAGGCGTCCGCTATGATTACGATCCCGCCAAAGCCAAGCAGCTGCTGGCGGAGGCCGGATATCCCAACGGCTTGAAGAAGGTGCTCAATCCCTCGGGGGCCGCGACCTTGCCTTTCGCCGAAGCGCTGCAGGCGAGCGCGCGGACCGCCGGCCTCGATCTCGATCTCGTGCCCGGCGAATTCACCCCCGCATTCCGCGAGCGCAAATTCGAAGTGCTGCTCGGCAATTCCGGCGCCCGTCTGCCCGATCCTTTCGCCGTCGCCACGCAATATGCCTTCAACCCCGACAATAGCGACGAGGCGCGCCTCGGCAGCTATTATCTCTGGCGCACGGGCATGAAGGTGGACGACCTCAATACGCTCATCGATCAATCGATGAAGGAGCGCGATACGGCCAAGCGCACGGACATTTTCAAGAAGATGGACGGGATCTACGCCGGCATGGCCGCCCCGCTCGTCATCTTCTTCCAGCGAACCGACCCCTATGTCATGCGCGCCAACGTCAAGAATTATCACGGGCATACGACCTGGTCGACGCGCTGGCATGACGTGACGAAGGAGTAG
- a CDS encoding SMP-30/gluconolactonase/LRE family protein, with product MTAPRIIRPEIRSVIQQPLTVGESPVWDDETGTLWLVDILAPALVRLSASGQIDRFDMPAAIGSLGLCRDRRIVVGLQTGVHLFHPVSGDIEFLCDPVGRDFNGRLNDGKVGPDGHFWIGSISEAKPQIDEAALYRVGADGSTRIVATGLTSSNGLAWSPDGRRMYHSDSRQCFLQAFDFDPDTGDLGDGRRLRSFTEDDGRPDGAAIDRDGFYWSAGVSAGRLNRISREGEIVEIYILPVAAPTMPCFGGPDLRTLFVTSLSTDRTGRFEAGTVIAFDVDAGGLPPFRFG from the coding sequence ATGACGGCGCCCCGGATCATCCGCCCGGAAATCCGTTCCGTGATCCAGCAACCGCTGACGGTCGGTGAATCGCCGGTATGGGACGATGAGACCGGCACCCTGTGGCTGGTCGATATTCTGGCGCCGGCGCTCGTGCGGCTTTCGGCCTCAGGACAGATCGATCGTTTCGACATGCCGGCCGCAATCGGCAGTCTCGGGCTTTGCCGCGATCGCAGGATCGTCGTGGGCCTCCAGACAGGCGTCCATCTCTTCCATCCCGTCTCCGGCGATATCGAATTTTTGTGCGATCCGGTCGGGCGCGATTTCAACGGCCGCCTCAACGACGGAAAGGTCGGCCCCGACGGACACTTCTGGATCGGCTCGATCAGCGAAGCCAAGCCGCAGATCGATGAGGCCGCACTTTACCGCGTGGGGGCCGATGGCAGCACGCGGATCGTTGCAACAGGACTGACGAGCTCCAACGGCCTTGCCTGGTCGCCGGACGGCCGGCGGATGTATCACTCCGACAGCCGGCAATGTTTCCTGCAGGCATTCGACTTTGATCCCGATACGGGCGACTTAGGCGACGGACGCCGGCTTCGCAGCTTCACCGAAGACGACGGGCGGCCGGACGGCGCGGCCATCGATCGTGACGGCTTTTACTGGAGCGCCGGCGTTTCCGCCGGTCGCCTCAACCGCATATCGCGTGAGGGGGAAATCGTCGAGATCTACATTCTGCCGGTCGCAGCACCGACGATGCCGTGTTTCGGAGGGCCGGATCTCAGGACCCTCTTCGTCACCAGCCTGTCGACGGACCGCACCGGACGTTTCGAAGCAGGCACGGTCATCGCTTTCGATGTGGATGCGGGGGGCCTGCCACCCTTCCGCTTCGGATGA
- a CDS encoding ABC transporter permease has protein sequence MASAELTSKQESSRHSQAGGFAEAAPHPLVGLLRRLAGRVVAVVTTLLGLLFLTFSMGRLLPADPVLAITGAEVSKEVYDRVYHELGLGEPIWMQFLAYVGKIATGDLGMSATTGQPILTDLMTIFPATIELAIIAMIIGAVIGIPLGITAAVRRGTIVDHIARIVALAGHSIPIFWTGLMALFVFYAKLKLVGASGRIDVFYEGLVTPMTGFLLIDAALQQQWEVFHNALGHIILPAAILGYYSVAYISRMSRSFMLEQLSQEYIITARAKGLGTRKVVWRHAFRNIRVQLLTILALTFGGLLEGAVLIETVFGWPGLGQYLTRGLQMNDMNVVMGSVLTIGAVFLIINILSDFLYRILDPRTR, from the coding sequence GTGGCGAGCGCCGAGCTGACATCGAAGCAGGAGAGCAGCCGTCATTCTCAGGCGGGCGGGTTCGCTGAAGCGGCCCCGCATCCCTTGGTGGGCTTGCTGCGGCGCCTGGCGGGGCGCGTGGTGGCTGTCGTGACCACGCTGCTCGGCCTGCTCTTCCTGACCTTTTCGATGGGCCGCCTGCTGCCTGCCGACCCGGTGCTTGCCATCACCGGGGCAGAGGTCAGCAAGGAGGTTTACGACCGCGTCTATCACGAGCTCGGGCTCGGAGAACCGATCTGGATGCAGTTCCTCGCCTATGTCGGGAAGATCGCCACCGGCGATCTCGGCATGTCGGCGACAACAGGCCAGCCGATCCTCACCGATCTGATGACGATCTTTCCCGCGACCATCGAGCTTGCCATCATCGCCATGATCATCGGCGCCGTTATCGGCATCCCCCTGGGCATCACGGCCGCGGTCAGGCGCGGAACGATCGTCGATCATATCGCCCGGATCGTTGCGCTTGCCGGGCATTCCATCCCGATCTTCTGGACCGGGCTGATGGCGCTCTTCGTCTTCTATGCGAAGCTGAAGCTGGTCGGCGCATCGGGCCGGATCGACGTCTTCTACGAGGGCCTTGTCACGCCGATGACCGGCTTTCTTCTGATCGACGCGGCACTGCAGCAGCAATGGGAGGTGTTTCACAATGCGCTCGGCCACATCATCCTGCCGGCAGCGATCCTCGGCTATTACTCCGTCGCCTATATTAGCCGCATGTCGCGCAGCTTCATGCTCGAACAGCTCAGCCAGGAATACATCATCACCGCGCGGGCAAAAGGGCTTGGCACCCGCAAGGTTGTCTGGCGCCACGCGTTCAGAAACATTCGCGTCCAGCTCCTGACGATCCTGGCGCTGACCTTCGGTGGGCTGCTTGAGGGCGCGGTGTTGATCGAGACGGTCTTCGGCTGGCCGGGGCTCGGCCAGTACCTCACCCGCGGGCTGCAGATGAACGACATGAACGTCGTCATGGGGTCGGTGCTGACGATCGGCGCCGTCTTCCTGATCATCAACATCCTGTCGGACTTCCTCTATCGCATTCTTGACCCGAGAACACGGTGA
- a CDS encoding ABC transporter permease produces the protein MLVFIAKRFLWMIPSLFAVSFLAFVLIQLPPGDYVTTYIATLAASNEIVDQNTAAQLRERFGLGDPMLIQYFKWIWGILSRGDFGISFEWQQPVSDLIWERMALTLVLALSTLIATWAIALPIGVYSAVRKYSIGDYFFTAFTFFGLAVPSFLLALVLMYIAAVEFGQDVGGLFSPEYENASWSFAKMGDLFSHLWLPVIILAVSSTASLIRVMRANMLDELPKPYVTTARAKGLSEFRLLMKYPMMIALNPFISTIAWLLPNLISGSVVVAIVLNLPTAAPLLLQALMAQDMYLAGAFVLLICALTLIGSLISDILLALVDPRIRLE, from the coding sequence ATGCTGGTCTTTATCGCCAAACGCTTCCTATGGATGATCCCGTCGCTCTTTGCCGTCAGCTTCCTCGCTTTCGTGCTGATCCAGCTGCCGCCGGGCGACTATGTCACGACCTATATCGCGACGCTGGCTGCCTCCAACGAGATCGTCGATCAGAATACGGCGGCGCAATTGCGCGAGCGCTTCGGCCTCGGCGATCCGATGCTCATCCAATATTTCAAATGGATCTGGGGCATCCTATCGCGCGGCGATTTCGGCATTTCCTTCGAATGGCAGCAGCCCGTCTCCGATCTCATCTGGGAGCGCATGGCACTGACGCTTGTTCTGGCCCTGTCGACACTGATCGCGACCTGGGCGATCGCGCTGCCGATCGGCGTCTATTCCGCCGTGCGCAAATATTCGATCGGCGACTATTTCTTCACCGCTTTCACCTTCTTCGGCCTGGCCGTTCCGTCCTTCCTGCTGGCGCTGGTGCTGATGTATATCGCGGCGGTCGAATTCGGCCAGGATGTCGGCGGGCTGTTTTCGCCGGAATATGAGAACGCGTCCTGGAGCTTTGCCAAGATGGGCGACCTCTTTTCGCATCTCTGGCTTCCCGTCATCATCCTTGCCGTCTCCTCGACGGCGAGCCTCATCCGCGTCATGCGCGCGAACATGCTCGATGAGCTGCCGAAGCCCTACGTGACCACGGCACGGGCAAAAGGCCTGTCGGAATTTCGGCTGCTGATGAAATATCCCATGATGATCGCGCTCAATCCGTTCATCTCGACGATTGCCTGGCTGCTGCCCAACCTCATCTCCGGCTCAGTCGTCGTCGCCATCGTCCTCAATCTGCCGACGGCCGCACCCTTGCTGCTGCAGGCGCTGATGGCCCAGGACATGTATCTCGCCGGCGCCTTCGTCCTGCTGATCTGCGCGCTGACGCTGATAGGCTCTTTGATCAGCGACATCCTGCTTGCGCTGGTCGATCCCCGCATCCGGTTGGAATAG
- a CDS encoding FadR/GntR family transcriptional regulator — protein MTFTVDAVSNRGATRFSDIIYEKIVGMIADGNFPVNERLPSETKLAAEFGASRPVVREALERLRADGLVVSRKGSGSYVRQRPDSSMLKMVPVGSLADVQRFFEFRAGLEAEAAELAARNWQPDDRERITAALLSLEQCLRNGELGAEEDQALHDAIAMATGNQFHITVREWFRPHFAIGHSVTRSLSLKRTLEQIRSVQDEHAVIVEAIFARRETEAHDAMKKHILNARARMFQGV, from the coding sequence ATGACATTCACGGTCGACGCCGTTTCGAACAGAGGCGCAACGCGCTTCAGCGACATCATCTACGAGAAGATCGTGGGGATGATCGCCGACGGCAACTTTCCGGTGAACGAACGGCTGCCATCGGAGACGAAGCTCGCCGCTGAGTTCGGCGCCTCGAGACCGGTCGTGCGCGAAGCGCTCGAACGGCTGAGGGCCGATGGCCTGGTCGTCTCGCGCAAGGGCTCCGGCTCCTATGTCCGGCAAAGGCCGGATTCGTCGATGCTGAAAATGGTGCCGGTCGGCTCGCTCGCCGATGTCCAGCGGTTTTTCGAATTCCGGGCCGGCCTCGAAGCGGAGGCTGCGGAGCTTGCCGCACGAAACTGGCAGCCGGACGACCGGGAGCGAATAACGGCAGCGCTTCTTTCGCTCGAGCAATGTCTGCGCAACGGAGAGCTCGGCGCCGAGGAGGACCAGGCTCTGCACGATGCAATCGCCATGGCGACCGGCAATCAGTTTCACATCACGGTGCGCGAATGGTTCAGGCCGCATTTCGCCATCGGGCATTCCGTAACACGAAGCTTGAGCCTGAAACGGACGCTGGAGCAGATCCGCAGCGTCCAGGATGAACACGCGGTGATCGTGGAGGCGATCTTCGCACGGCGGGAAACCGAAGCTCATGATGCGATGAAGAAACACATACTGAATGCTCGCGCCCGCATGTTCCAGGGCGTTTGA
- a CDS encoding ABC transporter substrate-binding protein translates to MPNEILSRGVTRRTVLGGMAGVAALSIAGRVSAAAGGEAPALAQLVKDGKLPPLAERLPKKPMVVTPFEKVGTYGGSLRRGLRGSSDHNGILRMVGNQSLVRWNLDFTAVQPNLAERWEVSDDATQFTFHLIEGVRWSDGHPFTADDIVFAIEDCVKNTELYSATPAQLAVAGKPVTVEKVDDYTVKFTFAAANALYLENLATPLGQHPTLFPKHYCSQFLPKYNPNIEADAKKAGVTSWTELFRSRCGDIEIPSRWGNVDKPTLDPWVVKEPYAGGATRVVMTRNPYFWQVDTEGNQLPYIDEINFGISQDVESLMLNVISGKIDIQERHISVLANKPTLSKNMEKGDYRLLTLVPSASQQCQIYFNITHKDPAMRKMFADKAFRQALSIGINRPELIDIVYFGQSEPYQAGPRPTHPWYHEKYARQFTEYDADKAGAMLDEAGYKKGGDGFRLRPDGQKVFFSIDVIPTLYPDLVDALELVKTHWAQIGIDMKVNTIERALYYTRGDDNAHDAAVWPGPGGLDPMLDPRDFFAFHPQGSRYAIPWTLWYTSNGARGEEPPESQKKRMKLFDEARSTADLDKRGAIMKQIFDIAAEEFETVGLCLAVGGFGIIRNNLRNVPEKEPDSWSWPNPGPALPQQFTFTS, encoded by the coding sequence ATGCCTAATGAAATACTGTCGCGTGGCGTTACCCGCCGTACTGTGCTTGGTGGCATGGCCGGCGTCGCAGCCTTGTCCATCGCTGGTCGCGTCTCCGCCGCCGCAGGTGGTGAAGCGCCGGCACTTGCGCAGCTTGTGAAGGACGGAAAACTGCCGCCGCTCGCCGAGCGCCTGCCGAAGAAGCCGATGGTCGTCACGCCGTTCGAAAAAGTCGGCACCTATGGCGGCTCGCTGCGCCGAGGCCTTCGCGGTTCATCCGACCATAACGGCATCCTGCGCATGGTCGGCAACCAGAGCCTGGTGCGCTGGAACCTCGATTTTACCGCCGTGCAGCCGAACCTTGCCGAACGCTGGGAAGTCAGCGACGATGCAACGCAATTCACCTTCCATCTGATCGAAGGCGTGCGCTGGTCGGACGGTCATCCCTTTACGGCCGACGACATCGTTTTCGCGATCGAGGATTGCGTCAAGAACACCGAGCTTTACAGCGCGACGCCGGCGCAGCTTGCCGTTGCCGGCAAGCCGGTCACCGTCGAGAAGGTCGACGATTACACGGTGAAGTTCACCTTTGCTGCGGCCAACGCGCTTTATCTGGAAAACCTCGCCACGCCGCTTGGCCAGCATCCGACGCTATTCCCGAAGCATTACTGCAGCCAGTTCCTGCCGAAATATAATCCGAATATCGAAGCCGACGCGAAGAAGGCCGGCGTCACCAGTTGGACGGAGCTCTTCCGCAGCCGCTGCGGCGACATCGAGATCCCGTCGCGATGGGGCAATGTCGACAAGCCGACGCTCGACCCATGGGTGGTCAAGGAGCCCTATGCCGGGGGTGCGACGCGCGTCGTCATGACCCGCAACCCTTATTTCTGGCAGGTCGATACCGAGGGCAATCAGCTTCCCTACATCGATGAAATCAACTTCGGCATCTCGCAGGACGTCGAATCGCTGATGCTCAACGTCATCTCCGGAAAGATCGACATCCAGGAACGCCATATCAGCGTGCTCGCCAACAAGCCGACGCTCTCCAAGAACATGGAGAAAGGCGATTATCGGTTGCTGACGCTCGTGCCTTCAGCCTCGCAACAGTGCCAGATCTACTTCAACATCACCCACAAAGATCCTGCCATGCGCAAGATGTTTGCGGATAAGGCGTTCCGGCAAGCGCTCTCGATCGGCATCAATCGCCCGGAACTCATCGACATCGTCTATTTCGGACAGAGCGAGCCCTACCAGGCCGGGCCACGTCCGACCCATCCGTGGTATCACGAGAAATACGCGCGCCAGTTCACCGAATATGACGCCGACAAGGCCGGCGCGATGCTCGATGAGGCCGGCTACAAGAAAGGCGGCGACGGTTTCCGCCTCCGGCCCGACGGCCAGAAGGTATTCTTCTCGATTGACGTCATTCCGACGCTCTATCCTGACCTCGTCGATGCCCTGGAACTGGTGAAGACGCACTGGGCCCAGATCGGTATCGACATGAAGGTCAACACGATCGAGCGGGCGCTCTATTACACCCGCGGCGATGACAACGCCCATGATGCGGCGGTGTGGCCGGGCCCAGGCGGTCTCGATCCGATGCTCGATCCGCGCGATTTCTTCGCCTTCCATCCGCAGGGCTCGCGTTACGCCATCCCGTGGACGCTGTGGTACACCTCCAACGGAGCACGCGGCGAAGAGCCGCCGGAAAGCCAGAAGAAGCGCATGAAGCTTTTCGACGAAGCGCGCTCGACGGCCGATCTCGACAAGCGCGGCGCGATCATGAAGCAGATCTTCGATATCGCCGCGGAGGAATTCGAGACAGTCGGCCTTTGCCTTGCCGTCGGCGGCTTCGGCATCATTCGCAACAACCTGCGCAATGTTCCGGAGAAGGAGCCGGATAGCTGGTCCTGGCCCAATCCGGGTCCTGCGTTGCCGCAGCAATTCACCTTCACGAGCTGA
- a CDS encoding dihydrodipicolinate synthase family protein, with amino-acid sequence MSIAIMRKALTGVSGVPVTAYDGKGEVEPRITAKVYARTAAAGIHNIVAAGNTGEFYALTPQEIRIVHEAAVSGVDGRAPVTAAIGRSLHEAIGMAKDAAAIGASAVMSHQPVDPFAAPSAQIDYFCNLADASTLPLVAYVRAEGFTVAEIVRLANHGNIAGIKFATTDLMLLSRAIPAADPAGALFVCGLAESWAPTFTAAGARGFTSGLVNVAPQLSLAVHAALEKGDFATARAIVNRLEPFERMRTKFRNGANVTVVKEAVTYSGLDVGPVRVPGLPLLDQHDREELHRLLRGWEAEGSIQTDPDRQQSAKATG; translated from the coding sequence ATGAGCATCGCGATCATGCGCAAGGCGCTCACGGGCGTGTCGGGCGTTCCCGTCACGGCCTATGACGGTAAAGGCGAAGTCGAACCGCGGATAACCGCCAAGGTCTATGCGCGGACGGCGGCGGCGGGCATTCACAACATTGTCGCTGCCGGCAATACCGGCGAGTTCTATGCGCTGACGCCGCAGGAGATTCGGATCGTCCACGAAGCGGCGGTGTCAGGCGTTGATGGCCGGGCGCCGGTGACGGCGGCGATCGGCCGGTCGCTGCACGAGGCGATCGGCATGGCCAAGGATGCAGCCGCGATCGGCGCATCGGCCGTCATGTCGCATCAGCCTGTCGATCCTTTCGCAGCACCTTCGGCCCAGATCGACTATTTCTGCAATCTTGCCGATGCTTCCACCCTGCCGCTGGTCGCCTATGTCAGGGCCGAGGGCTTCACCGTCGCCGAAATCGTCCGCCTCGCAAATCACGGGAATATCGCCGGCATCAAGTTTGCGACGACCGATCTGATGCTGCTGTCACGAGCGATCCCGGCAGCCGATCCGGCCGGTGCGCTGTTCGTCTGCGGCCTGGCGGAGAGCTGGGCGCCGACATTTACCGCTGCCGGCGCGCGCGGCTTCACGTCAGGCCTCGTCAATGTGGCGCCTCAGCTTTCACTCGCCGTTCACGCTGCGCTCGAAAAAGGTGATTTCGCCACGGCACGGGCAATCGTCAACCGGCTCGAACCATTCGAGCGGATGCGGACCAAATTCCGCAACGGCGCCAATGTGACCGTCGTCAAGGAGGCCGTCACCTATTCCGGCCTCGATGTCGGTCCCGTGCGCGTGCCGGGATTGCCGCTGCTCGACCAGCATGATCGCGAAGAACTTCATCGACTGCTTCGAGGTTGGGAGGCCGAGGGCAGCATTCAAACTGATCCGGACCGGCAGCAGTCTGCCAAGGCGACCGGCTGA